The following are encoded together in the Mumia sp. Pv4-285 genome:
- a CDS encoding magnesium chelatase produces MNDAPSTVGELRASGHVQKSVREEVRDNLLSALAEGRDPWPGLHGLEDTVIPQLERALIAGHDVVLLGERGQGKTRLLRTLVGLLDEWTPVIAGSELGEHPYEPITPMSRRRADELGDALPVEWRHRDERYAEKLATPDTSVADLIGDVDPMKVAEGRSLGDPETIHFGLVPRSHRGIVAINELPDLAERIQVSMLNVMEERDVQIRGYVLRLPLDVLVMATANPEDYTNRGRIITPLKDRFGAEIRTHYPLELEDEVAVIRQEAALVATVPDFLMEIMARFTRSLRESNAVDQRSGVSARFAIAGAETVAAAALHRATVQGEGHAVARVVDLETAVDVLGGKIEFETGEDGREREILAHVLRTATAETVRHRLRGIDFALLVDAFGAGATVMTGEQVAASDVLAGLPVLGESELYDEVMDRLGATDDGERASAIELALEGLYLARKIGKDSAGGETVYG; encoded by the coding sequence GTGAACGACGCTCCCTCCACGGTCGGCGAGCTGCGCGCCTCCGGCCACGTCCAGAAGTCCGTCCGCGAGGAGGTCCGCGACAACCTCCTGTCCGCGCTCGCGGAAGGTCGCGACCCGTGGCCAGGGCTGCACGGCCTCGAGGACACGGTGATCCCTCAGCTCGAGCGTGCGCTCATCGCCGGTCACGACGTCGTCCTGCTCGGCGAGCGAGGACAGGGCAAGACGCGGCTCCTCCGTACGCTCGTCGGGCTGCTCGACGAGTGGACGCCCGTGATCGCGGGCTCAGAGCTCGGCGAGCACCCGTACGAGCCCATCACACCCATGTCCCGCAGACGCGCGGACGAGCTGGGCGACGCCCTGCCCGTCGAGTGGCGGCACCGGGACGAGCGGTACGCGGAGAAGCTCGCGACGCCCGACACGAGCGTCGCCGACCTGATCGGCGACGTGGATCCCATGAAGGTTGCGGAGGGTCGGTCCTTGGGAGACCCGGAGACGATCCACTTCGGACTGGTCCCACGCTCGCACCGCGGCATCGTCGCGATCAACGAGCTGCCCGACCTCGCCGAGCGCATCCAGGTGTCGATGCTCAACGTCATGGAGGAGCGTGACGTGCAGATCCGCGGGTACGTCCTGCGGCTGCCGCTCGACGTCCTCGTCATGGCCACCGCGAACCCGGAGGACTACACGAACCGCGGTCGCATCATCACACCGCTGAAGGACCGTTTCGGCGCCGAGATCAGGACCCACTACCCGCTCGAGCTCGAGGACGAGGTCGCCGTCATCCGCCAGGAGGCGGCGCTGGTCGCAACCGTGCCGGACTTTCTGATGGAGATCATGGCGCGGTTCACGCGGTCGCTTCGCGAGTCCAACGCCGTCGACCAGCGCTCCGGCGTCTCCGCGCGGTTCGCGATCGCCGGAGCCGAGACCGTCGCCGCTGCCGCGCTGCACCGGGCGACCGTCCAGGGCGAGGGCCACGCGGTGGCCCGGGTCGTCGATCTGGAGACGGCGGTGGACGTGCTCGGCGGCAAGATCGAGTTCGAGACCGGTGAGGACGGACGTGAGCGCGAGATCCTGGCGCACGTCCTGCGGACGGCGACCGCCGAGACGGTCCGCCACCGACTCCGGGGCATCGACTTCGCACTCCTCGTCGACGCCTTCGGCGCCGGCGCGACGGTGATGACCGGTGAGCAGGTCGCCGCCTCCGACGTCCTCGCCGGCCTGCCCGTGCTGGGGGAGTCGGAGCTGTACGAC